Proteins encoded in a region of the Streptomyces violaceoruber genome:
- a CDS encoding DUF2252 domain-containing protein, with translation MTIPSAFTASLPPAERAAYGRKARKRASRSCHGWYETGQRRGDPVDLLERQSGERVPALVPIRYGRMLESPFRFYRGAAAIMAADLAPLPSSGLQVQLCGDAHPLNFRLLASPERRLVFDINDFDETLPGPFEWDVKRLAAGFVIAARSNGFSHKEQDRTVRACVRAYRQRMRKFAGMPTLDIWYAQDDADHIRQLLATEAAGEAEPRLRNAAVKARTRTHTRAFAKLTRVTAEGRRITPDPPLITPLADLLTDPAEAGREEELRSVLKGYARSLPPERRHLLRHYRLVDMARKVVGVGSVGTRCWVLLLLGRDDDDPLLLQAKEASESVLAAHTGGERHANQGRRVVTGQRLIQTTSDIFLGWTHVTGLDGKGRDFYVRQLWDWKGIARPETMGPELLSRFARLCGACLARAHARSGDPIALAAYLGGSDRFDRALTEFAHAYADQNERDHEALRAACRSGRITVARV, from the coding sequence ATGACGATACCGAGCGCCTTCACTGCCTCCCTGCCACCGGCCGAGCGAGCCGCGTACGGCAGGAAGGCCCGTAAGCGGGCCTCGCGTTCGTGCCACGGCTGGTACGAGACGGGACAACGACGAGGCGATCCGGTCGACCTGCTGGAGCGCCAGTCCGGCGAGCGCGTCCCGGCCCTGGTGCCAATCCGCTACGGCCGCATGCTGGAGTCGCCGTTCCGTTTCTACCGGGGTGCGGCAGCGATCATGGCGGCGGACCTGGCGCCCCTTCCCAGCAGCGGACTCCAGGTGCAACTGTGCGGGGACGCGCACCCGTTGAACTTCCGGCTTCTGGCCTCACCGGAGCGCCGCCTGGTCTTCGACATCAACGACTTCGACGAGACGCTGCCCGGCCCCTTCGAATGGGATGTCAAACGTCTTGCGGCCGGGTTCGTGATCGCGGCCCGGTCGAACGGCTTCTCGCACAAGGAACAGGACCGCACCGTACGGGCCTGTGTGCGGGCCTACCGGCAGCGCATGCGGAAGTTCGCCGGCATGCCGACCCTGGACATCTGGTACGCCCAGGACGACGCCGACCACATACGGCAACTGCTGGCGACGGAGGCCGCGGGGGAAGCGGAGCCCCGGCTCAGGAACGCAGCCGTGAAGGCCCGCACACGCACCCACACGCGAGCGTTCGCGAAACTCACCCGCGTCACGGCCGAAGGCCGGCGCATCACCCCCGACCCGCCGCTGATCACCCCACTCGCCGATCTGCTCACCGACCCGGCCGAAGCCGGACGGGAGGAGGAACTGCGGTCCGTCCTGAAGGGCTACGCACGGTCACTGCCGCCCGAGCGCCGGCACCTGCTGCGCCACTACCGGCTCGTGGACATGGCCCGCAAAGTGGTCGGCGTCGGCAGCGTCGGCACCCGCTGCTGGGTACTGCTCCTGCTCGGCAGGGACGACGACGACCCCCTGCTGCTCCAGGCCAAGGAAGCCTCGGAATCGGTGCTGGCGGCCCACACGGGCGGCGAACGCCACGCAAACCAGGGCCGCCGGGTCGTGACCGGCCAGCGCCTGATCCAGACCACCAGCGACATCTTCCTCGGCTGGACGCACGTCACCGGCCTCGACGGGAAGGGCCGGGACTTCTACGTACGCCAACTGTGGGACTGGAAGGGCATTGCGCGACCGGAGACCATGGGACCCGAACTGCTCTCCCGCTTCGCCCGGCTGTGTGGAGCCTGCCTGGCCAGAGCCCACGCCCGCTCCGGCGACCCCATCGCGCTCGCGGCGTACCTGGGTGGCAGCGACCGCTTCGACCGCGCGCTCACCGAGTTCGCCCACGCCTACGCCGACCAGAACGAACGCGACCACGAAGCCCTGAGGGCGGCCTGCCGCTCCGGCCGGATCACGGTCGCCCGGGTGTGA
- a CDS encoding MFS transporter, which yields MKHWRALAVLGTAQFLMVLDTSVMNVSISQLVEDFDTEVTAIQAVITLYALVMAAFMLIGGRFGDILGRRRMFLTGLAVYGVGSAVTAVAPSLWVLTLGWSVIEGLGAAMVLPAMAALVAESYRGRDRAIAYAVVGGLAGAGIAVGPLLGGWMTTYLTWRLVFAGEVLVVVVVLLCRRVIATPIPAAKRPRLDGVGAALSAAGLGLGVLGVLQSSTWGWIEPRNPPFTVLGFSPTLFVIGAGIAVLAQFRVWEGRREARGTDPLVHLSLLGRPVLRAGLTTLLSQNLILLGLFFAIPLYLQVVQGFNAFQTGLRLLPVSATMLVTSLCGSALGHRMGPRRVVRLALAILAAAVVWLLATIDPVIDDAQFAGAMAVLGAGVGLLASQLGNVVQSGVGEEERSEAGGLQFTAQNLGSSLGTALIGSILVGALAGAFTTQVADDPRLSPAARDEVGVRLEAGITFVPTEQVRSAAEEAGLPPSEVDAVTDSYASAQLDGLKAAILATGGVALASFLVTSRLPTARAGRPSEPEPEPGAGSRTAGPSGPSGADRLSARRHR from the coding sequence GTGAAGCACTGGCGGGCCCTGGCAGTCCTCGGTACGGCCCAGTTCCTGATGGTTCTGGACACCTCCGTGATGAACGTGTCGATCAGCCAGTTGGTCGAGGACTTCGACACGGAGGTCACCGCCATCCAAGCCGTCATCACCCTGTACGCGCTGGTAATGGCCGCTTTCATGCTCATCGGAGGCCGCTTCGGGGACATCCTGGGACGGCGGCGCATGTTCCTGACTGGACTGGCCGTCTACGGGGTCGGGTCGGCCGTGACCGCCGTGGCACCCAGCCTGTGGGTGCTCACGCTGGGCTGGTCCGTCATCGAGGGGCTCGGGGCGGCGATGGTGCTGCCGGCCATGGCCGCCCTGGTCGCGGAGTCGTACCGCGGACGGGACCGCGCCATCGCCTACGCGGTCGTCGGAGGGCTCGCCGGCGCCGGGATCGCGGTCGGCCCACTGCTGGGCGGCTGGATGACGACCTACCTCACCTGGCGGCTGGTCTTCGCCGGTGAGGTACTCGTCGTCGTGGTCGTGCTGCTGTGCCGGCGGGTGATCGCGACGCCCATCCCGGCCGCGAAGCGCCCCCGACTGGACGGGGTCGGCGCGGCCCTCTCCGCGGCCGGGTTGGGGCTGGGCGTCCTCGGGGTGCTGCAGAGCAGCACCTGGGGCTGGATCGAGCCCCGCAACCCTCCCTTCACCGTCCTGGGCTTCTCCCCCACCCTGTTCGTCATCGGTGCCGGAATCGCCGTGCTGGCCCAGTTCCGGGTCTGGGAAGGGCGACGAGAGGCCCGGGGCACCGACCCTCTGGTACACCTGTCCCTGCTGGGCAGACCCGTACTGCGGGCCGGCCTGACAACCCTGCTCAGCCAGAACCTCATCCTCCTCGGCCTGTTCTTCGCCATCCCGCTCTACCTCCAGGTGGTGCAGGGCTTCAACGCCTTCCAGACCGGGCTGCGCCTGCTGCCTGTGTCGGCCACCATGCTGGTGACCTCCCTGTGCGGGTCCGCGCTGGGGCACAGGATGGGACCGCGCCGGGTGGTGCGGCTGGCCCTGGCGATTCTGGCGGCGGCCGTGGTATGGCTGCTCGCCACGATCGACCCGGTCATCGACGACGCCCAGTTCGCCGGGGCGATGGCCGTGCTCGGGGCGGGCGTCGGTCTGCTCGCCTCGCAACTCGGCAACGTCGTGCAGTCCGGTGTCGGTGAGGAGGAACGCAGCGAGGCCGGAGGGCTGCAGTTCACGGCCCAGAATCTGGGCTCGTCGCTCGGCACCGCGCTCATCGGCTCGATACTGGTCGGCGCGCTGGCAGGCGCCTTCACCACCCAGGTCGCGGACGACCCCCGGCTGTCCCCGGCCGCCCGGGACGAGGTCGGGGTCCGTCTGGAAGCCGGCATCACCTTCGTCCCGACCGAGCAGGTGCGTTCCGCGGCCGAGGAAGCCGGGCTGCCGCCGTCCGAGGTCGACGCCGTGACGGACTCCTACGCCTCCGCCCAGTTGGATGGGCTGAAGGCGGCGATCCTGGCCACGGGCGGCGTCGCGCTCGCGAGCTTCCTGGTCACCTCACGTCTTCCGACCGCCCGGGCAGGCCGCCCGTCCGAACCCGAACCCGAACCCGGTGCCGGGAGCCGGACAGCCGGGCCTTCCGGGCCTTCCGGGGCCGACAGGCTGAGCGCGAGGAGACACAGGTGA
- a CDS encoding LuxR C-terminal-related transcriptional regulator yields the protein MGPSDGTGRSPAESGTDPLGDPYLRTRFALPSRPATFLRRQRLLVHLNQALRTPLTLVNGSAGAGKTLLTADWAAGLRLPVAWLTVEAGDHRPGVFWAYVFESLRLCGARAADAAGAPADASGVGQRLLASLAAELNGFDHPVVLVLDEYDRMTNPEVARQLEFVLHHSGPGLHLVLVTRTEPLLPLHRYRAADQLTEIRGAELSFTPEEAGALLRLHGVHLPGPATSALVDRTRGWAAGLRLSALAARESTDPERYLKEFEADHSTVADFLLAEVLKGRTEETQDLLLRVSVLDRFCPDLADALTLRTDSERLLANLHRENAFIERLGHSWYRLHPLFREILRAHLRERLPSAEAELHLRAARWLRRSGFLPETLAHGAAGGDFDLAAGALVDDLAIGQLFTGLRSDALAQLFSGMGPEARSPASDLVRAAVALDRRDLDQGLGRLRRAQEQLSETEESPGLAAARLSCALLEALAARLTGCPPRAEQAAATAEELRQDLPDHLLDKHPELTALLMTHVSSARLWEGRFDDARAVLTRVASAPGGSATVLPRTESMGHLALLDYLGGWPGRAERRALAAVAEAERAGLPRPPGPGLGRLVLAAVAVDRQELGPARVLLDETARLPAREHDPVPTAGRALVLSRLLLDSGEADAAAEAADPAVSAAVTSPWAESHAAVVRSAACLADGRPDEAVRLLHGVGGDQPVCAVEAARIQVAAGRPRAAAELLGAVRAEGRTGPAVSVGAALVRARVAQESGDTATARRLVARALLDARRERLRRPFLQAGDWIEPLLATAPLHELAEGWLRPGRPRAHGEPVRSGPDLALLVPVELSGRERDVLRRLARMMSAEEIAADLYVSVNTVKTHLKSAYRKLAVNRRGDAVRRARDLGLL from the coding sequence GTGGGCCCCTCCGACGGCACTGGGCGGTCACCGGCCGAGTCGGGCACCGACCCGCTGGGGGATCCGTACCTGCGTACACGGTTCGCGCTTCCCTCTCGGCCCGCCACCTTCTTGCGGCGGCAGCGGCTCCTCGTTCACCTGAATCAGGCCCTACGCACACCGCTGACGCTGGTCAACGGGTCGGCCGGCGCAGGGAAGACACTTCTGACAGCCGACTGGGCAGCGGGTCTGCGGTTGCCGGTGGCCTGGCTGACCGTAGAGGCCGGCGATCACCGGCCCGGTGTCTTCTGGGCCTACGTCTTCGAGTCCCTGCGCCTGTGCGGGGCACGGGCGGCCGACGCCGCGGGGGCACCCGCTGACGCGAGCGGCGTGGGGCAACGGCTGCTGGCGTCGCTCGCCGCCGAACTGAACGGCTTCGACCATCCCGTGGTCCTCGTGCTCGACGAGTACGACCGGATGACCAACCCCGAGGTCGCCCGGCAGCTGGAGTTCGTCCTTCACCACTCCGGGCCGGGACTGCACCTCGTGCTCGTCACCCGCACCGAGCCCCTGCTCCCGCTGCACCGCTACCGGGCGGCCGACCAACTGACCGAGATCCGCGGCGCCGAGTTGTCCTTCACGCCGGAGGAAGCCGGAGCACTGCTGCGACTGCACGGGGTGCACCTTCCCGGGCCTGCCACGTCCGCCCTGGTGGACCGCACCCGGGGCTGGGCCGCCGGGCTGCGGCTGTCCGCCCTGGCGGCCCGGGAGAGCACCGACCCCGAGCGGTATCTGAAGGAGTTCGAGGCGGACCACAGCACCGTCGCGGACTTCCTGCTGGCGGAGGTCCTTAAGGGGAGGACGGAGGAGACGCAGGACCTGCTGCTGCGGGTCAGCGTCCTGGACCGATTCTGCCCGGACCTGGCCGACGCCCTCACACTGCGGACCGACTCCGAACGGCTCCTCGCAAACCTGCACCGGGAGAACGCGTTCATCGAGCGGCTGGGACACTCCTGGTACCGGCTGCACCCTCTCTTCCGGGAGATACTCCGAGCCCACCTGCGCGAACGCCTGCCCAGTGCGGAAGCGGAGCTGCACCTGCGAGCCGCGCGATGGCTACGCCGTTCCGGCTTCCTCCCGGAGACGCTCGCCCATGGAGCCGCCGGCGGCGACTTCGACCTGGCCGCCGGCGCGCTCGTCGACGACCTCGCGATCGGGCAGCTCTTCACGGGCCTGCGCTCGGACGCTCTGGCCCAGCTCTTCAGCGGCATGGGGCCCGAAGCAAGGAGCCCGGCGAGCGACCTCGTGCGGGCGGCCGTGGCATTGGACCGACGCGACCTCGATCAAGGGCTGGGCCGGCTGCGACGGGCCCAGGAACAGCTCTCCGAGACCGAGGAGTCTCCCGGCCTGGCGGCGGCCCGGCTGAGCTGCGCGCTGCTGGAGGCGCTCGCCGCCCGGCTCACCGGATGCCCTCCACGGGCCGAGCAGGCCGCCGCGACGGCCGAGGAACTGCGCCAGGACCTGCCTGACCACCTGCTGGACAAGCACCCGGAACTGACCGCCCTGCTGATGACACACGTGAGTTCGGCCCGCCTGTGGGAAGGACGCTTCGACGACGCACGTGCCGTACTCACCCGTGTGGCCAGTGCCCCGGGCGGATCCGCCACCGTCCTGCCCCGGACGGAGTCGATGGGGCACCTGGCCCTGCTCGACTACCTGGGCGGCTGGCCCGGCCGGGCGGAGCGCAGGGCTCTGGCCGCGGTGGCCGAGGCCGAGCGGGCGGGTCTGCCCCGGCCTCCCGGCCCGGGCCTGGGCCGGCTGGTCCTGGCCGCGGTGGCCGTGGACCGACAGGAACTGGGCCCGGCCCGAGTACTGCTCGACGAGACGGCCCGGCTCCCGGCCCGGGAGCACGATCCGGTCCCCACGGCGGGTCGGGCCCTTGTCCTCTCACGCCTTCTCCTCGACAGCGGTGAAGCGGACGCCGCCGCCGAGGCGGCGGATCCGGCCGTGTCCGCGGCGGTGACGTCTCCATGGGCGGAGAGTCACGCGGCGGTCGTCCGCTCAGCCGCCTGCCTCGCCGACGGACGGCCGGACGAAGCCGTGCGCCTTCTCCACGGCGTCGGTGGTGACCAACCTGTGTGCGCCGTGGAAGCGGCGAGGATCCAGGTCGCCGCGGGGCGTCCCCGCGCGGCGGCCGAACTGCTCGGCGCCGTTCGCGCCGAGGGACGCACCGGCCCCGCGGTGAGTGTGGGGGCTGCGCTGGTGCGGGCCCGGGTGGCGCAGGAGTCGGGTGACACGGCCACCGCCCGCCGGCTCGTCGCACGTGCGCTTCTCGACGCACGGCGCGAGCGACTGCGGCGCCCTTTCCTCCAGGCAGGAGACTGGATCGAGCCGCTGCTGGCCACAGCCCCGCTGCACGAACTCGCCGAGGGCTGGCTCCGGCCCGGCAGGCCACGAGCACACGGCGAACCAGTGCGGTCCGGGCCCGACCTCGCGCTCCTGGTACCGGTGGAGCTGAGCGGACGCGAACGTGATGTGCTGCGCCGGTTGGCCCGCATGATGTCCGCGGAGGAGATCGCCGCCGACCTGTACGTGTCGGTCAACACGGTGAAGACCCATCTCAAGAGCGCCTATCGGAAGCTGGCGGTGAACCGGCGCGGCGACGCGGTACGCCGGGCGCGCGACCTCGGCCTCCTGTGA
- a CDS encoding potassium channel family protein, which produces MSDTTSGDSKGRTSSGPPPRGGLRSRRAAGAITVVRAVCVTVGLVTAYYLLPLDERLTAGTAVLLVCGLLAVLLVFCWEVRAIARSPHPRLRAIEGLAATLVLFLVLFAGSYYLLERSAPGSFSEPLNRTDALYFTLTTFATVGFGDITARSQTGRVLTMAQMTGGLLLVGVAARILASAVQAGLNRRRRGATAPPRSAAGSVEEPEAGP; this is translated from the coding sequence ATGAGCGATACCACCTCAGGAGACAGCAAGGGCCGCACCTCGTCAGGACCGCCCCCACGTGGCGGGCTCCGTTCCCGCCGAGCCGCCGGGGCGATCACGGTCGTGCGCGCTGTGTGCGTCACCGTCGGGCTCGTCACCGCCTACTACCTGCTGCCCCTGGACGAGCGGCTCACGGCCGGTACAGCGGTGCTGCTGGTGTGCGGCCTGCTCGCGGTCCTCCTGGTGTTCTGCTGGGAAGTGCGGGCCATCGCACGTTCCCCTCATCCACGTCTGCGAGCCATCGAGGGCCTGGCCGCGACGCTGGTGCTCTTCCTGGTCCTCTTCGCCGGCTCCTACTACCTGCTGGAGCGCTCCGCGCCCGGCTCGTTCAGCGAGCCGCTGAACAGGACGGACGCGCTGTACTTCACCCTGACCACCTTCGCCACCGTCGGCTTCGGCGACATCACGGCACGCTCCCAGACCGGGCGGGTGCTCACGATGGCCCAGATGACGGGAGGGCTGCTGCTGGTCGGTGTCGCCGCCCGGATCCTGGCGAGCGCGGTGCAGGCAGGACTGAACCGCCGGCGCCGAGGGGCGACGGCTCCGCCGCGTTCCGCAGCCGGGTCCGTGGAAGAACCGGAGGCCGGACCATGA